TCTGTGCCCAAGTGTTTGTGAAGGTTATTGATGGGGAACACATCATCAGATTTCTCCTTTGTCCAGTTGATACCGAGGACAGCTCCGAGTTTCCCGTGAGACATGATAACCACCAccacactgtctgtctctctgagtTTCGGATGTTTAGAGAACCGAATTACAGCATCGTCAATTTCCTGTAAGAACACAAAAAGGCAGACATCAGTTACTGTATCACTAAATCAGCCACAcgataaatgtgtttgtttttatttccctttttataAAAGTACCTTTCCTGTGAGGTTTGTGTATTTCACCACCTCGTATCCCAGACCTGTGAGCAGTTTCTCCATGTCCTCCTCGTCCTTCTCAGCTCCATTTCTGTTTGATCTCTTATCAGTAAACGTTATATTAGTGATTAGCAGGGCCACACGATTCCTAATGGATTTTTCGGCCGCTGGGTAAACctgaaaaacaaatttaaaggaaaaaagtataatgaaaatgtaccttatatCTGGAAATATACACATTGTAGACTTTATTAAGAAAACTATATTTTACTACTTGTTAAACAACACCTTTCTATCGAGGTGAGGAAAACTGAGATGTACAGGAACTAACTTAATACTCTTTATATGGCTTTTACAGTAGGCATGACTAACTTCGCTATCATTCAGTTTCTTCTCCCAGAATTCCTTGGGGGTAGGGAGGAGCACGGTGGACCATTCCTGTTTCATCTGTGGCCCTGCAGCTTTCATCTGTGGCCCTGCAGCTTTCATCTGTGGCTCTGCAGCTTTCATCTGTGGCTCTGCAGCTGGGAACAGCAAAACATTTCTATTCAAAACAATGTACTTCTCTTTGCGTATAAACCTGTATTCATGACAgtgtcaaaatataatattagttgaatcaaaaaaaaaagaatataggTGAAATATGTCAGCTTACCTGGCTGAGCAGGTTCACCACAGGTCAGACCCAGTTCAGAGTAAAGCATCAGGTCTCTGCTGTGAAGGTGAGCGATCATCTTCCTGCTGGCTTCGTCTCCTTTCCTCTTCACCGTGTCAATGAGACTGCGAGCTTTGTCTGCTCTGTTAGTGTTCTCCTCAAGTATCGAGTCTTTCTGGCCGTCATTCAAGACACCATCGTGTAAAAGGTCGTCCAGGAGATCCTTAAGCAGTGGGTTCGACACCTTTTCCACAAACTTACTCCTCACTCTGGCAAGCTCCTTACCTAGAAGAGGCAATATAAATCACACaactcaaaatgttttatttcaacaGAGGTACTAACATTGAATAAGACATTACAAATATATGTTATGTAGCAtaccctcattgatataaatggggtggacaaaaAATAGAGACACCTGTGAGTATAAGGCAATACAATTCAacaacaccacaaactacaAAAAGTGACCATTACAACATTAATGAAGtttgatttattgcaggactgtagactgcattagttttagctaggtgtaccaaattaactggcaactgagtgtataaAAAGGTTTTAGCAACTAAAAATTATTAGTTGATAATCCATTAAATGTTAACTAAGCATATATTAGTTTCACATTTCTAAATAGTGAGTTACAGGAATTCATGATACTTCCTGCATTGTGcattacttaaacctgcagtaggcagaatatttttgggcatcattgggcaaaaatgagATAATAACCTTGCAGCAGAtggtaattcaagtgctctgagagatacttgctgctcctcctcatggctctgttttcacgctttataaaatctagcccgtgacgggagacttcggccaatcacaggtcatttcagagagagagcattcctattggctgtttattcaacggagtcagctgtcaatcactcgcaaactattctgttactgtaatgcctatttctcatgtaaaatgttttcagaaacatcttgtagtgtactgtttagctgtaaaatgagaaagtttgctccggctggtgggcggtgcttcatatttcctcaactgatctcaacatggcggccgggtcacaaactttctcattttgatCAAAGtacatgagtgattgacagctgctcagagacggcaaggctccagctatgctctgattggttgttttcctccggtctgtgaaatcttgcagatgtcattaggagcaccggaggaaacagaggcacatgatttattttcagattacctgtctcatgcactactgtcaggatatagcgaccgttttataaaaataacttttaaatcagatttgcaccgattctacccactgctgctttaccATGTGTATGTACCCTTGTTGGGAAGTATTACCATACATCTATATGTTTTGAATATTTCCATATGCTTTCTAGTAGTTGAGCTAGTAGTTgagtgtacagtccgtcaataaataaataaatgtagtttgtgcaataaataaatgtagtatgtgcatatgtgcagtctataaagtggtatttctcatgtaaaatgttttcagaaacatcttgtagtgtactgtttagctgtaaaatgagaaagtttgctccggctggtgggcggtgcttggtttttcctcaactgatctcaacatggcggccgggtcacaaactttctcatttcgaTCAATGttagaaaaatatttaaatcagatttgcaccgattctacccactgctgctttaagcatGTGTATGTACCCTTGTTGTGAAGTATTACCATACATCTATATGTTTTGAATATTTCCATATGCTTTCTAGTAGTTGAGCTCCACTACCATAAAAGGCTAAACTGTGAGTAAAAGCTTATTGCCCTTCCTCTTCACACAGAGTAGTGAAGAAGCCACTCCCAGCTACAACCACGGTTTCCTTACTTCACTTTATAGTTTGCCAACTTGTTCCGAACAAAACACTGGACAGACACTGAGCCAGCTATGAAAGTAATGTAAAACATATCACTTTGTCATTTTAACAAAAGTTTATCTTATGCAAAAAGCTTGTAGATTGAAATTGTGAAAGCCATCATATTATCGCCAGCAAAGTGAAACTAAATACGTGGCACACACAACAATATACAGAattataaaaacttttttttttttgacagactttgcaaaacaaaaggagaataatgtttttaacatctctcctcctcatcgCCCTCACAGCACAGACTACTTCAGCTCACGTAGATTTACGCATTGTGGTAAAGTGGTATGGTTACTTGTAAAGCGCATTTAGACCCTGAACTCTTACCTGCCATTCCTCAAATCTCGAGTCACAGGTGtgttgaagagagagagaactgaaGTCTGCAGGTTACAAGTGAAATCTCCCCAGTTTTTATCAACCTGTGCGCAGAGACTGGTGCGTAATGCCGATGCTTAGGCGTGACCCACTGGTTGAGATGATAACGATGTTTCCTGCTTTATGACAAACAGCCAGTATGGATACGAACAGAGCTAACGGTCTGTATGACTGCTGCAGGCTAGCAGCCATCATCTGCACATCTTTGTGATATTAAACCATATTTGAAAtagtaatataaaaaataatagattCATGTATACAGATGTATACAGATTCATGTATTCACAGATTCATGTATTCACAGATTCATGTATTCACAGAAATACACGAATCtctgcaatattaatacactgaatgtgagtACCTctatctgtgcaatatatccttgatgcaatatacatttcaagtgcaactttgtttacattttatttattacatctactctacctattttacaagtgcaattacctctgtttacaatacatctatttttatatttttatacttctagtgtaacacttctgtttatatttatttattacatctactttacctgttttatttgctttataactgtgtgtgtgtgtgtgtgttttacctgttatatgttttatctgcctcgtttagtcttgtcaagtatttgtctTAAAGCACTGatcagaagtggcaactgtgaatctcgttgtatttaatacaatgacaataaagctttctattctattctattctacaaCAGGTACAATTATTGTTGGTTGAACAGGTGGGGCCTATTGCAGTTTTGTGTTCAGATATGGGAATCTTTTTAGTTTGTCCAACATAAACCAGATCACAGAGACATCTCCAGCATGTAGACAAcatctgtgctgctgcagtttaTGAAGgattttatgttgttgtttttttaccagtATGTgagaaataacatttaaaacccGTTATATAGTCTCCCTTGTCAGTATTACAATGAACAGATACAATTTGTCACAGTACAAgatatattattgtatatagTCTTAGAAGCTGCAAGGAAGTTTTATTTGTGACACACGCAGATGTTCCATAATCCCTGATGTTTACATGGCAAATagatcaaataaaacaacacagttaAAAGTTTATATCATTTTGTAATGAGTCATTTACAATACAAGGTGTCACTGATCAACTTCACAGACTTGTCTGCAGCTTTTCTCTACCCACTCTGAtgctaaaaaatgtttttaaatatcacatttTCTAAAAACACAAGAATATAAAgttcattattatatatacgtAGATTTTGAATTTAAGGCATTAAGTGATTAGAAGTTTATGAATGCACCTCGTGATGGGACAAGAGACAGCTCAATGGAATATTTTGCAGTTAaaatttactcttttttttacattatacagACACATCTAATATGTCTTCAGAAACTTCTTGATAATGAATGATGGACATCCTCATTTTCTTTGTCCGCAATGCATCAGCAGTAGGGATGAGTGTGGATGGCCTGTTCTGCTCCTCTTGAGACACTGTAGCTGCAAACAGTAAAACAACATCACTGCCATCAGACTGCTGTTCAAAATGATGGTTTTCTCTGTGCTGGCGatattctatgttttttttaattgtcaaCGATATCTTATAATAAGCCATAGAACTCcattgttgtcaaaaaaaaatgttaaaacacaTCGATGAGCCACAAAGCTGCACTAGGGGATGTTTTCCTTCATTGCAATAAACATGAGcgctgtagtttattttgagtcaatcccacatacactgtAAATACTATATCTTTATTAATCTGCAGTTGAAAATAGTCTCTTACAAAATGTACTATATACTCCTGTTTTGAGTAACATATACTGAAAACTGCAGCGCCCAGCTGTTTCAGGAAATGACTGAGCCTTCCTTTAAATGAAAGTATATGTTTGATCCAAGTTAGTCACAATTCACGTCCTCAGAAACAGAAAGTATTGAGAAACAGACTgctttgttggttttggtcattTCATGGGTTTCGTTGACAGtaagaaaaatattaaataatggcAAAAATAGGATAAAATGTTCCCTTCTCTATTTGTCTGTCATACATGTGAACATGACAGCATCAAGGTACAACATTAGTTTGTCACAAAACTTGAATAAAATTAGGATAAAGCTTTTAAATGTTGACCAGCTCCACTGATATGCCAGCTCACCTAAACACGTTACCCAGAGGACAGACCCAAGATGGAGTAAAGTGGCGGGTCTCTGATGTAAAGGTGAGAGATCATCCTCCTGCTGGCTTCGTCTCCTTTCATCTTCACCATGTCAATGAGACTGCGAGCTTTGTCTGCTGTGCTACTGTTATCCTCAAGTATTGAGTCTTTCTGGCCGTCATTCAAGACACCATCGTCTAGAAGGTCATCAAGGAGCTGCTTAATCAGTTCTTTCGACGCCTTTTCCACAAACATCCTCCTCACACTGGCAAGCTGCTTATCTAGATGCAAGAATATAAAACATGGAAATTATACATCTTAAATTTAGGTTATTCAAGGGAAGGTAAAGATGAACAAGACATCCTTATCTACACTAAAGGTGTTTAAAGGTCTAAAGATGAATATCacattaaaaatatttacaaaGGGTGTCTGGAGGCCTTAAGTAGAAAACTATAAAATGCCATGAATTTAATACGGATGGTTGGTTACACTGTATCACTAAAGAAAAAGTGTTAGTGGTGGAATTAGGAGTAGGCTACTCAACCTTTACTAAAGTATATGTTGcaatattcagtaaaaatactccattacacgTAAAAGTCCTGCAAAATTCTACTGCAGTAAAACTTAGAACATTCAGTATCTACAGTATTAAAgatactgtaaacaattgctgttaatttacagcaggagttcaacagtattaacctgttaatgctaaaaacagtgctttactgttaatacaaaaaaaaaaactgttaaattacgctcataggctgttttttaactgaactataatgcattcttaaaaaaactcactttactgctgatcaactgtctaaagtatcatcagcaacagtttcatgcagtattgttttaattctgggacctgatctgctcatgtgaggcttgtacattgtacatgattgtagaatcagtgaattagctctgttcttcactcacatgttgttctggtttgcattctgtgcttgtagccagctagagacagacattttgggaaaaatgtaaacaagtctattatagcctttttcctaacaagtgcctttaattgtatttagtgtgactattcctatgtctgtaacctgctaagtctattcatctataggcaaaaaataatgtttattaaaatgtatgtaacaaatacaacctaaatactgcattatcagtaagataatgtaaaataaaggtgaaaaacagctatataatgtatctttaaacagtaaattaactgtaaaatactgtgaaattagttaaaaaaaaacaattcaaactgtatttttcattaacagtacaaagctgtacatttcagcgacagtataataatgttacagtaacataaaggcaaccctgctgccagttctttactgttattttactgggagaTTCTTAACAGTGTGAATCTGTTTTCGTTTTCTTGATAAACAGGATGCAACTTGTTTGAAATGAGGCGAAGTGGAGCAACAagccagtcaaagtgaaaccacactgccaaaaaaaaacacattaaaatgcagGCAATTTCCCTACAATATCAATACCATTTGACTTAATATCATATCATGTATTGAGTGAACGTGAATCTCTGCTGATATTTGTCTGACTGACATTGGAGGATTGCCATTTTAAATTCTGAATAGTTTGTTTCCTTATTGCTTTGTACTGGTTTGAGGTCCTGCAGCTGTGTGCTTAATATGGAAACGCCCAGGTAGCCgcaaagatcaacttggttttGAACATGCAATTTGTTTTACTCGCCACGTGAATTTATATGTAATCCTCTGTAGTCTATTGCAAATAATGCCAGTATTAGATCAAATAAAGTAAATCCTATCCTTCTTTCCATATAGAAGGTCTCCATATACCCATATATTACCTTTTACGCGCGCCAGTATTTAATCACCGCCTATTTACAACATGAGTTATGCCTGTAGGGTTGCTTACAAAGTGCATTTTAGACCACAAATCCTCCTCTTACCTGCCATCACTCACACACCTTGGGTCACAGAATCGTATAGAAAGTTCAACGAGTTTTCATTCACTAATGTTGACTCCTCCCTGCGTAAAAGCTTTGCCTGGAGATGTTCGTGTCAGGCAACCTATTGCGTAACTATTACTGTTATAGGCTGCCTAAAACAACACGGAAACATCTGGAAGGTCCAGATATTGGCCAGATGAGAGGTTAGAGTCATGATCTGATGGTGTGGGCTGTATTGTCttccacacaaaaaaacagttttttttacagtttttatcaagaaattttacattttttgtctgtatttcaaaatgtttacatgtttcatttgtgatttatatgtaaatggtcttagatttacagtattttttgtaatcacaatcgtaattatctgtatttaagcttttctttatcatttttaaagataattattctgtttttttagagttttatgactctattttaacaattaatttatgttagaagaaggatttcatggaattctaaaaatatttcttgtaaaattacagatttttttgtataacttctgagagttaatgtaaatttgggcttttgcaacgtaaaaaaacatgtttcatttgtgatttatatgtaaatggtcttagatttggTCTTAGatttaaatatatgttaaaagtaaatatttcttgtaaaattaaagtaataaaggctaattatataaagataattactgtttttgttttttttacagtttatttatgttaattaacagacagtatttttccgttttttaacagacattttctggcgcccTTGCTGCcggaaatctttatttttttacagtgtacaaaTTATTACTTAACCCTTTCAATACAAACATATAAGCATTATATAACACAAGATGCcatttacttgtactttacttgagtgtttccattttatgctactttatacttctattccactacatactcacacagtgcacttttatagactaagctactggagttaccctgcactatattcacttttaacagtctgttctgcactatattcactttttaacagtctcttctgcactatattcacttttttaatagtcgtgtatcacagctgttaccctgcactatattcagttttaacagttttcttcatctccttgtatttttatatctggtatatttttttgtactttgtactttgcaccaTTAacctttttactgcctttttacttacatgtttttgcactatggaactgtgatgctggaaacttgaatttccctcgggattaataaagttactatctatctatctatctatctatctatctatctatactcATTTAGTGAAACAGTGTTAGGAGGGGGTACGAAAAATGCTTTGTTACagattcaactgtgcaataagCATATTAAATGCTTAAAATAGCTCCACCTCGACCAGCTACAGCACATTAATCTTTACATATTAATGTAGCAGTAATATATTATGCATTATAATATAAcaggggccattctgcataacaaggacttttacttttggttcaatttagtgtcacagccattctagcgagccagcatgcacaacaccAGGGCCCTGGTCCACCTTAATGGAACAGGGcaataataaatgttattattacacctgtgtttaccctgcaatgacatgtcaagaTGGCTGCTTTGAAAAGGGcctattgtgcatgctggttcACTGTCATGACTACAAGGAAACCTGCTGTGTGTTCCAgcacccatactaccatactagttagtatgccagaaaaagatttagtatgtcccagaacatagtatgtcaaatgttgcattttgcagtatgcaacccagcatgcttttctggctcaCCCAAAATCCTCTGGATATAttagcaagagggtcaaagttcaagacacaatgttatgaggaagtagtgtgtcccaattgtatgcatactgcatgcaacagtacgtactttgtaagggcagctgcagtattaaaagtaaaaagaaaacatacgcgatttggaacgtagccttGAATACAACAGTCATCATTATTGTTACTATTGCTTTTCTTCGATGGCAAGTCAAAATGTTTGCTGATGAAAAAGGTCTATTACATGACTCATGTTGTGGCACCTCAAGATGACTCATTGTGGGAAGGAGTCAACAATGAGAAATGTTGACAAAATCATTTCAGATTATGTTTTTGACTGAATTCCTCAATATTGATAATGTGACATCATAATATGAGTATAATGACAAAATAGGTAGAAGCGTTAG
The Sebastes fasciatus isolate fSebFas1 chromosome 7, fSebFas1.pri, whole genome shotgun sequence genome window above contains:
- the LOC141771683 gene encoding caspase a-like isoform X3, with amino-acid sequence MAGKELARVRSKFVEKVSNPLLKDLLDDLLHDGVLNDGQKDSILEENTNRADKARSLIDTVKRKGDEASRKMIAHLHSRDLMLYSELGLTCGEPAQPEPQMKAAEPQMKAAGPQMKAAGPQMKQEWSTVLLPTPKEFWEKKLNDSEVYPAAEKSIRNRVALLITNITFTDKRSNRNGAEKDEEDMEKLLTGLGYEVVKYTNLTGKEIDDAVIRFSKHPKLRETDSVVVVIMSHGKLGAVLGINWTKEKSDDVFPINNLHKHLGTENCPALLHKPKIIIIQACRGEDKGSVLVKDGADQDVACDDVLQPDDMDDIEDDALEFVNKEKDFISLLSCTPDTVSYRDTVNGSLLIQYIVDVFFTFAHKEEIEKLFKKVMRRFEDFSIEYRRQMPTKDRVTLTKDFYFFPGI
- the LOC141771683 gene encoding caspase a-like isoform X1, which translates into the protein MAGKELARVRSKFVEKVSNPLLKDLLDDLLHDGVLNDGQKDSILEENTNRADKARSLIDTVKRKGDEASRKMIAHLHSRDLMLYSELGLTCGEPAQPAAEPQMKAAEPQMKAAGPQMKAAGPQMKQEWSTVLLPTPKEFWEKKLNDSEVYPAAEKSIRNRVALLITNITFTDKRSNRNGAEKDEEDMEKLLTGLGYEVVKYTNLTGKEIDDAVIRFSKHPKLRETDSVVVVIMSHGKLGAVLGINWTKEKSDDVFPINNLHKHLGTENCPALLHKPKIIIIQACRGEDKGSVLVKDGADQDVACDDVLQPDDMDDIEDDALEFVNKEKDFISLLSCTPDTVSYRDTVNGSLLIQYIVDVFFTFAHKEEIEKLFKKVMRRFEDFSIEYRRQMPTKDRVTLTKDFYFFPGI
- the LOC141771683 gene encoding caspase a-like isoform X5 gives rise to the protein MAGKELARVRSKFVEKVSNPLLKDLLDDLLHDGVLNDGQKDSILEENTNRADKARSLIDTVKRKGDEASRKMIAHLHSRDLMLYSELGLTCGEPAQPGPQMKAAGPQMKQEWSTVLLPTPKEFWEKKLNDSEVYPAAEKSIRNRVALLITNITFTDKRSNRNGAEKDEEDMEKLLTGLGYEVVKYTNLTGKEIDDAVIRFSKHPKLRETDSVVVVIMSHGKLGAVLGINWTKEKSDDVFPINNLHKHLGTENCPALLHKPKIIIIQACRGEDKGSVLVKDGADQDVACDDVLQPDDMDDIEDDALEFVNKEKDFISLLSCTPDTVSYRDTVNGSLLIQYIVDVFFTFAHKEEIEKLFKKVMRRFEDFSIEYRRQMPTKDRVTLTKDFYFFPGI
- the LOC141771683 gene encoding caspase a-like isoform X4 codes for the protein MAGKELARVRSKFVEKVSNPLLKDLLDDLLHDGVLNDGQKDSILEENTNRADKARSLIDTVKRKGDEASRKMIAHLHSRDLMLYSELGLTCGEPAQPEPQMKAAGPQMKAAGPQMKQEWSTVLLPTPKEFWEKKLNDSEVYPAAEKSIRNRVALLITNITFTDKRSNRNGAEKDEEDMEKLLTGLGYEVVKYTNLTGKEIDDAVIRFSKHPKLRETDSVVVVIMSHGKLGAVLGINWTKEKSDDVFPINNLHKHLGTENCPALLHKPKIIIIQACRGEDKGSVLVKDGADQDVACDDVLQPDDMDDIEDDALEFVNKEKDFISLLSCTPDTVSYRDTVNGSLLIQYIVDVFFTFAHKEEIEKLFKKVMRRFEDFSIEYRRQMPTKDRVTLTKDFYFFPGI